One genomic region from Apodemus sylvaticus chromosome 1, mApoSyl1.1, whole genome shotgun sequence encodes:
- the Ascl3 gene encoding achaete-scute homolog 3: MDTRSYPSPPDRFSVFAESAHLPLSRPFYLDPMVTVHLCPEAPGPASYTDELPLLPFSSDTLIMNNYGDPYPFPFPMPYSNYRRCDYTYGPAFIRKRNERERQRVKCVNEGYARLRRHLPEDYLEKRLSKVETLRAAIRYISYLQSLLYPDETETKKKPQTTDCSSLDPALRVI, translated from the coding sequence ATGGACACCAGAAGCTACCCCAGCCCTCCAGACAGGTTCTCGGTCTTCGCTGAGTCTGCCCACTTGCCGCTGTCCAGACCCTTCTACCTGGACCCCATGGTCACAGTCCACCTATGCCCCGAGGCCCCAGGGCCAGCCTCTTACACAGAcgagctgcctctgctgccctttTCCAGCGATACCCTGATCATGAACAATTACGGGGACCcataccccttccccttccccatgccTTACAGCAACTATAGGCGCTGTGACTATACCTACGGACCGGCCTTCATCCGCAAGAGGAATGAGCGAGAGAGGCAGCGAGTCAAGTGTGTGAACGAAGGCTATGCCCGGCTGCGGCGGCACCTGCCGGAGGACTACCTGGAGAAACGGCTCAGCAAAGTGGAGACCCTCAGGGCTGCCATCAGGTATATCAGCTACCTGCAGTCTCTCTTGTACCCAGATGAGACTGAGACCAAGAAGAAGCCTCAAACAACCGACTGCAGCTCCCTGGACCCGGCTCTGAGAGTCATTTGA
- the C1H11orf16 gene encoding uncharacterized protein C11orf16 homolog has translation MQPCARPGLPLPKFCSVATAVKGPDLHGAVPPWDLPFNCPFATQAPWLPTHCTFTRCAACCPCFHTVDRPWPGLSWLGRVGDAAGSRVLARKEQDGFYYVAEIKAAPELEKRGALVVEFEAPLVAGLKLPAQQRRVVFPEDVIQFSPSVPHSLQLGDKVLAPWDPQQQQYGPGTVLAGLMERKGQKASTEKEITVHFWNGKTTKVPLDRVRWVPPTVWKKAVERLQTPHTREHRSSCLWIPYCSQLGCNTGCTTHRHPLDSSFLRPPCLSCAPCQLQCQSSCPLVGPCWWPLTRTSEFTIRKLPEPEVKPTAQLLPLQGPKEEAVAALSYNMSSSSEEENSESHLEMVSRAVNTDPILAETSLRQCSPHKPEWRYWRRNGPEPPSGKPGSKGS, from the exons ATGCAGCCCTGTGCCAGGCCTGGGCTGCCTCTGCCCAAATTCTGCAGCGTGGCCACAGCCGTGAAAGGCCCTGACCTGCATGGTGCTGTGCCACCCTGGGACCTGCCCTTCAACTGTCCCTTTGCCACGCAAGCGCCCTGGCTGCCCACTCACTGCACATTCACCAG GTGCGCTGCCTGTTGCCCATGTTTCCACACTGTTGATAGGCCGTGGCCGGGGCTCAGCTGGCTGGGGAGAGTCGGAGATGCTGCTGGCTCCCGGGTCCTCGCCAGAAAGGAGCAGGACGGCTTTTATTATGTGGCTGAGATCAAGGCTGCTCCCGAG CTGGAGAAGCGAGGGGCCCTGGTTGTGGAGTTTGAGGCTCCCCTTGTCGCTGGCCTAAAGCTGCCAGCCCAGCAGCGGAGAGTGGTATTTCCAGAGGACGTCATTCAGTTTTCACCATCTGTGCCACACTCACTGCAACTGGGCGACAAGGTGCTGGCACCCTGGGACCCGCAGCAACAGCAGTATGGCCCGGGCACTGTTCTCGCGGGCTTGATGGAGCGGAAAGGACAAAAAG CAtctacagaaaaagaaatcactgtTCACTTCTGGAATGGCAAGACAACTAAGGTGCCTCTAGACAGGGTCAGGTGGGTGCCTCCCACGGTCTGGAAGAAGGCTGTGGAGAGACTACAAACACCTCACACCAGGGAACACCGCAGTTCTTGTCTCTGGATACCTTACTGCTCTCAGCTGGGATGCAATACTGGATGCACCACACACAGGCATCCTCTGGACTCGTCCTTTTTAcgccctccctgcctctcctgtGCCCCCTGTCAGCTTCAGTGTCAGAGCAGCTGCCCTTTGGTGGGGCCTTGCTGGTGGCCTCTAACTAGGACCTCAGAGTTCACAATCAGAAAACTCCCAGAGCCTGAGGTGAAGCCCACAGCTCAGCTTTTGCCCCTACAAGGTCCTAAGGAGGAGGCAGTAGCAGCACTCAGCTACAATATGTCCTCCTCCTCTGAGGAAGAAAATTCAGAGAGTCATCTGGAGATGGTAAGCAGGGCAGTCAACACTGACCCCATCCTTGCCGAGACATCTCTGCGGCAGTGCAGCCCTCACAAGCCTGAGTGGAGGTACTGGAGGAGAAATGGGCCTGAGCCACCCTCCGGAAAGCCAG